A portion of the Cryptomeria japonica chromosome 5, Sugi_1.0, whole genome shotgun sequence genome contains these proteins:
- the LOC131033577 gene encoding CBL-interacting protein kinase 2, with protein MEKMKKGNLKENILLGKYKMGRLLGQGNFAKVYCARNLETGDSVAVKMMDKESITRVGMMEQIKREISIMRLVRHPNIVQLYEVMASKAKIYFVMEYVKGGELFNKVSRGKKLKEDVARKYFQQLISAVDFCHSRGVYHRDLKPENLLLDDNGNLKVSDFGLSALPDQFRQDGLLHTTCGTPAYVAPEVILRKGYDGAKADIWSCGVILFVLLAGYLPFHDANLVLLYKKIYKAEFKFPAWISRDVRRIISNILIPDPRTRVSIPQLTATPWFRKDLKQEPAHVICDDMDKNIDDVDSAFESKPTCLNAFDIIALSVGLDLSGLFVDKAVKRESRFTSKQSASSIMSRLEEIATVLKFRVKRKEGKVKMHGSEQGRKGHLAIAAEVFEVAPSLCVVEVKKAGGDTLEYNKFCSQDLRPGLKDIVWAWEGDDVHVGA; from the coding sequence ATGGAGAAGATGAAGAAAGGGAATCTAAAGGAGAATATTCTGCTGGGGAAGTACAAGATGGGGCGTCTGCTTGGGCAGGGCAACTTTGCCAAGGTGTACTGCGCAAGGAATCTGGAGACGGGTGACAGCGTGGCAGTGAAAATGATGGACAAGGAGAGCATTACACGTGTCGGGATGATGGAGCAGATTAAGCGAGAGATTTCTATCATGCGATTGGTCCGACACCCGAACATTGTCCAGCTGTATGAGGTGATGGCCAGCAAGGCAAAGATTTACTTCGTGATGGAATACGTCAAAGGAGGTGAGCTGTTCAACAAGGTGTCCAGAGGGAAAAAGCTCAAGGAGGACGTGGCACGCAAGTATTTCCAGCAGTTGATCAGCGCCGTCGATTTCTGCCACAGCCGTGGGGTCTACCACCGCGATCTCAAGCCCGAAAATCTGTTACTTGACGACAACGGCAATCTCAAAGTCTCCGACTTCGGCCTTAGCGCGTTGCCAGATCAGTTCCGTCAGGACGGGCTTCTCCACACGACATGTGGCACGCCTGCCTACGTTGCACCTGAAGTGATCCTACGTAAGGGCTACGATGGTGCCAAGGCGGACATCTGGTCATGTGGCGTCATCCTATTCGTCCTCCTCGCTGGCTACTTGCCCTTCCACGATGCCAACCTGGTATTGCTCTATAAAAAGATATACAAAGCCGAGTTCAAATTTCCAGCCTGGATCTCGCGTGACGTCAGGAGAATCATCTCGAATATTCTTATACCGGATCCGCGTACACGCGTCAGTATCCCGCAGCTCACGGCGACCCCGTGGTTTAGAAAGGACTTGAAACAAGAGCCTGCACACGTCATATGTGATGACATGGACAAGAACATTGATGACGTGGACTCCGCGTTTGAGTCCAAGCCGACGTGCCTCAACGCTTTCGACATTATAGCCCTCTCCGTGGGGTTAGACCTGTCGGGTCTGTTTGTTGACAAGGCTGTAAAGCGCGAGTCCCGTTTCACGTCGAAACAGTCAGCGTCCAGCATAATGTCCAGGCTGGAAGAGATTGCCACGGTGTTGAAGTTTCGGGTGAAGAGAAAGGAAGGGAAGGTGAAAATGCACGGGTCGGAGCAAGGGCGCAAGGGACACCTCGCAATAGCTGCTGAGGTGTTTGAGGTGGCACCTTCGTTGTGCGTTGTGGAGGTAAAGAAGGCCGGGGGTGACACGCTGGAATATAATAAGTTTTGCAGCCAAGATTTGAGGCCTGGTTTGAAAGATATTGTGTGGGCTTGGGAAGGGGATGATGTTCATGTTGGGGCTTGA